One window from the genome of Gammaproteobacteria bacterium encodes:
- a CDS encoding thioredoxin family protein produces MAKKLPAFTFLLCLLPTLLQAASPRDPYQYFFEQSLGDLTEELEIAREQGKQGIFLFFEMDECPFCHRMKQTVLNQPEVQDYFRQNFHSLTVDIEGDVEIVDFAGLEITQKEFARQYRVRATPMLAFFDLDGKQIFKYIGAPSGTREFMWMGEYIVNQVYLQKDDSGRNIRFTRYKRMKQKATL; encoded by the coding sequence ATGGCTAAAAAGCTTCCCGCATTCACGTTTCTCCTCTGCCTCCTGCCAACGCTACTACAGGCAGCGTCTCCACGAGATCCATACCAGTACTTTTTCGAACAAAGCCTCGGCGACCTGACCGAAGAGCTCGAAATAGCGCGCGAACAGGGAAAGCAGGGGATTTTCCTGTTCTTCGAAATGGACGAATGCCCGTTTTGCCATCGCATGAAACAGACGGTGCTGAACCAACCCGAGGTACAGGACTATTTCCGGCAGAACTTTCATTCGCTGACGGTCGATATTGAGGGCGATGTCGAGATCGTCGATTTTGCGGGCCTGGAAATCACGCAGAAGGAATTTGCCCGCCAGTACCGGGTTCGAGCCACGCCGATGCTGGCCTTCTTCGACCTCGACGGTAAGCAGATCTTCAAGTATATCGGCGCGCCGTCCGGAACCCGGGAGTTCATGTGGATGGGCGAATACATCGTAAACCAGGTTTACTTGCAAAAAGACGACTCGGGACGCAACATCCGTTTTACACGCTACAAACGAATGAAACAGAAAGCAACGCTGTAG
- a CDS encoding TolC family protein translates to MTITTITPLQFIMLLAVLFPIAVTGERLPEPLTLEAALNTAANPSHFELVAIDQRLEVVKAEMGIEKSSNGFSLDLTGRIREVGLSDEAFTGDDTDDSAASLILSKPLYDFGRQDSLENKLALQLQALEHQKRLVIEQRRLQIMEKYFDVLNADNNFISENEALAIGFIRYDNAVQDLELGRVAEIEVLRLQSEYEVTRQKRALAMQQQRLTRAILAEAMGNPSQIPSDLEVPAIDNERQLPDDITALTERALQFSLEAQVVRANTRAAQAAIDIAAATDNPSLELELEASTYERDSRLRDDWRASLYFEIPLYSSSPAEKIKLAQAHYNQALANQHKLHSHLRLEVLKLWQQIQQLQLEYQGRIVEQDYRDKYLDRSRAEYELEFKTDLGDSMVLFSRSNTERQRVLYALEVAYQRLAALVGTDFLNQLAKSQ, encoded by the coding sequence GTGACAATAACAACGATAACTCCACTGCAATTTATCATGTTACTGGCCGTGTTGTTTCCAATCGCAGTTACAGGCGAGCGATTACCCGAACCGCTAACCCTCGAAGCCGCATTGAATACTGCGGCGAATCCCTCACACTTTGAGCTGGTTGCGATTGACCAGCGACTGGAAGTGGTGAAGGCCGAGATGGGTATCGAAAAGAGTAGCAATGGCTTCAGCCTTGACTTAACCGGCCGTATTCGTGAGGTAGGCCTTTCCGACGAAGCATTTACAGGCGATGATACCGACGACAGTGCAGCAAGTTTAATATTGTCAAAGCCGTTGTACGATTTTGGCAGGCAGGATTCACTTGAAAACAAGCTTGCGCTCCAGTTACAGGCGCTTGAACATCAAAAACGCCTGGTGATTGAGCAACGCCGTCTGCAGATCATGGAAAAATACTTTGACGTTTTAAACGCTGACAACAATTTCATCAGTGAAAATGAGGCCCTGGCAATCGGTTTTATCCGCTATGACAACGCGGTGCAGGACCTGGAGCTTGGCCGGGTCGCGGAAATCGAGGTGTTACGCCTGCAGTCCGAGTACGAGGTTACTCGCCAGAAACGTGCTCTCGCCATGCAACAGCAGCGCCTGACCCGGGCGATATTGGCCGAAGCGATGGGCAATCCAAGTCAGATACCGTCTGACCTCGAAGTTCCTGCCATCGATAACGAACGCCAGTTGCCCGATGATATAACGGCACTGACCGAGCGCGCACTGCAGTTCAGTCTCGAAGCGCAGGTTGTGCGGGCGAATACACGGGCGGCCCAGGCGGCTATCGATATCGCGGCGGCAACCGACAATCCGAGCCTTGAACTTGAACTAGAAGCATCCACCTACGAGCGCGATAGCCGCCTGCGTGACGACTGGCGCGCCAGTCTCTATTTCGAAATACCGCTCTATTCCAGCTCGCCCGCGGAAAAAATCAAGCTGGCGCAGGCGCATTACAACCAGGCGCTGGCCAACCAACATAAACTGCATTCGCATTTGCGCCTCGAGGTCCTCAAGCTTTGGCAACAAATCCAGCAACTGCAGCTGGAATACCAGGGTCGTATCGTTGAGCAGGATTATCGTGACAAGTACCTGGACCGCAGCCGCGCCGAGTACGAGCTCGAATTTAAAACCGATCTAGGCGACTCAATGGTTTTATTTTCCCGCAGCAATACCGAACGCCAGCGGGTACTGTATGCCCTCGAAGTCGCCTACCAGCGTCTCGCAGCCCTGGTCGGCACCGATTTCCTGAACCAGTTAGCCAAATCGCAGTAA
- a CDS encoding efflux RND transporter periplasmic adaptor subunit → MRFLPSILFFLGITQASAIELNGRTEFAQLMSLNSSISGRVASIKVSAGQQVSAGELLLTFVPTGFKAEADFAQAQRDSLLPTVDRMQTEMEKAQELFDRDSLSLVDLNTAEQNLAIAEAKLAAAEAKLTQALFRLSQTEIRAPTSGIVLDIATFSGQYINTRVSNQTLLTIADNSSMVVNLLIPIDQLSDSLLNKNAKVSFQKQDYQGKVVGISKQASIGSNNYPAMSLQVNFSADDKLPAGIPVTVIIEDD, encoded by the coding sequence ATGCGCTTTTTGCCTTCGATATTGTTTTTCCTCGGGATAACCCAGGCTTCGGCCATCGAACTCAATGGGCGCACCGAGTTCGCCCAGCTAATGTCGCTGAACAGCAGTATCAGTGGCAGGGTGGCCTCGATCAAGGTATCTGCCGGACAGCAAGTATCGGCCGGTGAACTGCTGCTCACCTTTGTCCCCACCGGATTCAAGGCAGAAGCAGACTTCGCTCAGGCACAACGTGATTCGCTGTTACCCACGGTAGACAGAATGCAAACCGAAATGGAAAAGGCGCAGGAACTGTTCGATCGCGATTCACTGTCGCTGGTTGACCTCAACACGGCCGAACAAAATCTTGCCATTGCCGAAGCAAAGCTGGCGGCCGCCGAAGCGAAGCTAACGCAAGCATTGTTCCGCCTGTCGCAGACCGAAATCCGGGCACCGACCAGTGGAATCGTACTGGATATCGCGACCTTTTCCGGGCAATACATCAACACGCGCGTCAGCAATCAAACCCTGCTTACAATCGCCGATAATTCTTCGATGGTTGTGAACCTGTTAATACCGATCGATCAGTTGAGCGATTCCCTGCTCAACAAAAATGCGAAGGTTAGTTTCCAAAAGCAGGATTACCAGGGCAAGGTGGTCGGAATCAGTAAACAGGCCTCTATCGGTAGCAATAATTACCCGGCCATGTCGCTGCAGGTTAATTTCAGCGCTGATGACAAGTTACCTGCCGGCATACCGGTTACCGTCATCATCGAGGACGATTAG
- a CDS encoding universal stress protein has product MYKNILVPIDTGHVAEGKSIIDLAVRHATDGAKITLLNVVEDIPNWAAVNLPPDLIDKSIETVQSELKAIATASGTKMDVEVRTGHSYNTILDVAKEKDADLIIIASHRPGLQDYFLGSTAAKIVRHASCSVLVVR; this is encoded by the coding sequence ATGTACAAGAATATCCTGGTACCCATCGATACGGGTCATGTAGCCGAGGGCAAATCCATTATCGATCTGGCTGTTCGACATGCCACCGATGGTGCAAAGATTACTTTGCTCAATGTTGTCGAGGATATACCCAACTGGGCGGCGGTCAATTTACCGCCCGACCTGATTGACAAGTCTATTGAAACCGTGCAGTCAGAATTGAAGGCCATAGCCACCGCAAGCGGCACCAAAATGGATGTCGAGGTTCGCACCGGTCATTCCTACAATACCATTCTGGATGTCGCCAAAGAAAAGGATGCGGACCTTATCATCATTGCATCCCATCGCCCCGGCTTGCAGGATTACTTCCTCGGTTCGACCGCGGCTAAAATCGTGCGCCACGCCAGCTGCTCGGTGCTGGTGGTTCGTTAA
- a CDS encoding cupin domain-containing protein, whose protein sequence is MSQKDHFFNIDALEQGISRNLSEGMTTRVFAGEEAMISIVRVEPGKSGEIHSHPQEQWGFCVQGSGLRMQGGEQIEVGAGDFWRTPGNVEHGFTAGADGAVIYDVFAPPREEYMKPGAGFR, encoded by the coding sequence ATGTCGCAAAAAGATCACTTTTTCAATATAGATGCGCTCGAGCAGGGCATCAGCCGGAATCTATCCGAGGGCATGACGACGCGTGTTTTCGCTGGCGAGGAAGCGATGATTTCAATCGTACGCGTCGAACCCGGCAAGTCCGGGGAAATCCATTCGCACCCGCAGGAGCAATGGGGATTTTGCGTGCAGGGTTCGGGCCTGCGTATGCAAGGTGGCGAACAGATCGAGGTTGGTGCGGGGGACTTCTGGCGCACTCCGGGAAACGTGGAACATGGATTCACCGCGGGCGCCGATGGTGCCGTGATCTACGATGTTTTTGCACCACCCCGGGAGGAGTACATGAAACCCGGGGCGGGTTTTCGCTAG
- a CDS encoding PAS domain-containing protein has product MRNTSNLAGLQSSNQELLDENEYLRKKLAAMEDAAKLKQELLQTLSAAISIGYWEWDETTKRSAYFSKEMADIMGISLDSLYEKYQCEEDFFPFVHPDDLEHYISNLSVVLNPEHPRGLAHIFEYRIVRPNGEVRYVRELEYGTQMEDGVITRSFGAIQDITDLKERQRELDNQNALIQQFELFPDVGHYIWNLDTEKYKYISPGFARIFGTSSNKILREITSLADEIALVHEDDQERLTKIFQQRKTAKNKIDVEYRVQRPDGEIRWVREQSVAVWDSITKSNQSIGVLQDITKQIIAVQNLLESRKSLKSEVAEQTQQLADTVNRLQQEITERKKISSELETKNAELERFAYAVSHDLKTPLITIKGFIGLLGRDIDVNDKDRIEADFEKINSAADTMGALLNDLLELSRVGRVVGNLQKNNPVTDKSTLILKESHLLDPSVAPPGHYPV; this is encoded by the coding sequence ATGCGCAATACTTCAAATCTCGCTGGTTTACAATCATCGAATCAAGAACTGCTCGATGAAAATGAATACCTGCGTAAAAAATTGGCCGCAATGGAAGATGCCGCGAAATTGAAGCAAGAACTGCTTCAAACCCTGTCAGCTGCGATAAGCATCGGATATTGGGAGTGGGACGAAACAACAAAACGATCCGCTTATTTTTCCAAGGAAATGGCGGATATTATGGGAATTAGTCTGGATTCACTCTATGAAAAATATCAGTGTGAGGAAGACTTTTTCCCTTTTGTTCACCCCGACGACCTGGAACATTATATCAGCAACTTGAGTGTCGTCCTCAATCCTGAACATCCACGTGGCCTTGCCCACATATTTGAATATCGCATCGTCAGACCCAATGGCGAAGTGCGGTATGTGCGCGAATTGGAATATGGAACACAGATGGAAGACGGAGTTATCACCCGTTCTTTTGGCGCAATCCAGGATATTACCGATCTCAAGGAACGCCAGCGGGAACTCGATAATCAAAATGCGTTGATCCAACAATTTGAGTTGTTTCCCGATGTTGGGCATTACATATGGAATCTAGACACAGAGAAATATAAATATATCAGCCCGGGATTTGCGAGGATATTCGGCACTTCCTCGAACAAAATCTTACGCGAAATAACCTCGTTAGCGGATGAGATAGCCCTTGTTCACGAGGATGATCAAGAGCGCCTGACAAAAATTTTCCAGCAACGAAAAACAGCAAAAAATAAAATTGACGTGGAATATCGAGTTCAACGACCTGATGGCGAAATACGATGGGTACGCGAACAAAGTGTCGCCGTATGGGACTCAATTACTAAGTCAAACCAATCGATCGGTGTCTTGCAAGATATAACCAAGCAAATAATCGCCGTGCAAAACCTGCTGGAGTCGAGAAAATCACTGAAATCGGAAGTGGCGGAACAGACACAACAACTTGCGGATACGGTAAACCGGCTTCAACAAGAAATCACAGAACGTAAAAAGATTTCTTCCGAGCTAGAAACCAAGAATGCAGAATTAGAGCGATTTGCTTACGCGGTGTCACATGATTTAAAAACCCCACTAATTACAATAAAAGGTTTCATTGGCTTACTTGGCAGGGATATTGACGTAAATGATAAAGATCGGATAGAAGCTGATTTCGAAAAAATAAATTCCGCCGCCGATACCATGGGTGCCCTGTTAAACGATTTACTGGAGCTTAGCCGAGTCGGCCGAGTAGTGGGAAATCTACAAAAAAATAATCCGGTCACAGATAAGAGCACTTTGATTTTGAAGGAGTCCCACCTGCTTGATCCGTCAGTAGCACCCCCGGGGCACTACCCGGTGTAG
- a CDS encoding cytochrome c biogenesis protein ResB, with protein sequence MKIAKIHPSAAPRPRLGLVDALASNRSTLLLLFVLALAIVVYYQVSLPQRIWIIALPTGLLIMNFLLALATRDILKNNWPLMIFHFALIALVLLAFTGRMSFFKATLELAEHEEFSGQLENVQQGPWHRYGLSAIRFTNLGFQIRYHAGIKRDKTVNQLMLTTADGLQQTLEIGDHVPLIIGHYRFYTSHNKGYAPVFEWQPFASLSKVVGSIHLPAYPTHEFEQALEWTIPETDTKLWAYLKIEENVLPEDREFNFQVPQQHQLVLRYQDHRYTLRPGDELELPGGILRYEKLSTWMGYKVDYDWTRPWLLATAMIGLLGLFVHFILKFNLVERKTG encoded by the coding sequence GTGAAAATTGCGAAAATCCACCCTAGCGCTGCTCCGCGGCCACGGCTCGGCCTGGTAGATGCATTGGCGTCTAACCGCAGCACCTTGCTGTTATTGTTCGTGCTTGCGCTAGCGATCGTGGTTTATTACCAGGTTTCGCTGCCGCAAAGAATCTGGATAATCGCGCTGCCGACGGGATTGCTGATAATGAATTTTTTACTGGCGCTGGCAACTCGAGATATCCTGAAAAATAACTGGCCGCTGATGATATTTCATTTTGCATTGATCGCGCTGGTTCTGTTGGCATTCACGGGCAGGATGAGTTTTTTCAAGGCCACGCTGGAACTCGCCGAGCACGAAGAATTTTCCGGACAATTGGAAAATGTCCAGCAGGGGCCGTGGCACCGTTACGGGCTGTCAGCAATCCGATTTACAAACCTGGGTTTTCAGATTCGTTATCACGCAGGGATCAAAAGGGATAAAACGGTTAATCAGTTGATGCTAACCACAGCTGACGGCTTGCAGCAAACACTGGAGATAGGTGATCACGTGCCTTTGATAATAGGCCACTATCGGTTTTATACCTCGCATAACAAGGGTTACGCCCCGGTGTTCGAGTGGCAACCATTTGCCAGTTTATCAAAAGTCGTCGGCAGCATTCATTTGCCTGCTTATCCAACTCACGAATTCGAGCAGGCTTTGGAATGGACGATACCGGAAACCGATACCAAGCTTTGGGCGTATCTGAAGATCGAAGAGAATGTGTTACCTGAGGATCGGGAGTTTAATTTTCAGGTGCCGCAACAGCATCAGCTAGTTCTGCGATATCAGGATCATCGCTATACATTGCGGCCAGGTGATGAACTAGAATTGCCTGGCGGAATTCTTCGCTATGAAAAATTGTCCACCTGGATGGGATACAAAGTAGATTATGACTGGACTCGCCCGTGGTTGCTCGCGACCGCGATGATTGGCCTGCTGGGTCTCTTTGTGCACTTTATCCTTAAATTTAACCTGGTGGAGCGGAAAACAGGCTGA